One Agrobacterium tumefaciens genomic window carries:
- a CDS encoding antirestriction protein encodes MSSCQISPLAASIVPDDRRAEFLPTLFGRSLVIIGENAVYGLMERLSPLDYRGGFWDFYEQDGKSLFLAPRSTSRFRITGEITGFQGDVSAEAAGVIATLFAFSHLSFQHQSDRLSEGYGCLYAYAADHPEASEIFQAID; translated from the coding sequence ATGTCCAGTTGCCAAATATCACCCCTGGCCGCGTCTATTGTCCCCGACGATCGCCGCGCGGAATTCCTTCCCACCTTGTTCGGGCGTTCGCTCGTCATCATCGGCGAGAATGCCGTCTATGGTCTCATGGAGAGGCTCAGCCCGCTCGATTACCGCGGCGGGTTCTGGGATTTCTACGAGCAGGACGGCAAGTCGCTGTTTCTAGCTCCGAGATCGACATCGCGTTTCAGGATCACCGGTGAGATCACCGGGTTTCAGGGGGACGTCTCGGCGGAGGCTGCCGGGGTGATCGCGACGCTGTTCGCCTTCTCGCATCTCTCCTTCCAGCATCAATCCGATCGTCTCTCGGAAGGCTACGGCTGCCTCTACGCCTACGCCGCGGACCATCCCGAAGCCTCGGAAATCTTCCAGGCCATCGATTGA
- a CDS encoding DUF1173 domain-containing protein, with product MRTFKLGDRVFGEASEELQAFLPQAYEQRLRPMCMCKAPPVPMYIARVEDQHLVKRMPLSGRDHDATCPSYEPPYELSGLGPLIGNAIQIDAAGKAELKLDFSLTKRGPRAAPGSSAEALEHGIRSEPRKLSLRAMLHYLWEAGELTEWRSTWSGRRGWGRVRASLLNAAAQMTARGAALGEMLFVPEVFHAEDKDGIAARRTAALKGIQAAGAGPRKLMMIVGEVKEFSAAREGQRIAVRHLPFPLMIEEGASRRLAARYETELELWRSNEAFHLIVIATFGVSAAGIAAVDETALMVVNEHWLPFEDIHELRLLEKLGQMKRKSVKGLRFNLPRDAPIVSVTLPEQKPAAVAMFIVPASAGEEYEQALARMIEERPEITPWVWRVSEGEIPRLP from the coding sequence TTGAGGACTTTCAAGCTAGGTGATCGGGTGTTCGGGGAAGCCTCCGAAGAGCTGCAGGCATTTCTTCCCCAAGCCTACGAGCAACGATTGCGGCCGATGTGCATGTGCAAGGCACCGCCCGTTCCGATGTACATTGCGCGGGTCGAAGACCAGCATCTCGTCAAGCGGATGCCGTTGTCGGGGCGCGATCATGACGCAACCTGCCCGTCCTACGAGCCTCCCTATGAGCTTTCCGGACTTGGGCCGTTGATCGGCAATGCTATCCAGATCGATGCCGCCGGCAAGGCCGAGCTCAAGCTCGACTTTTCCTTGACGAAGCGCGGGCCTCGCGCCGCGCCCGGCAGTTCGGCTGAAGCTCTAGAGCACGGCATCCGCAGCGAGCCCAGGAAACTGTCGCTGCGGGCGATGCTGCATTACCTGTGGGAGGCGGGCGAGTTGACCGAATGGCGGTCGACCTGGTCAGGCAGGCGCGGCTGGGGTCGCGTGCGCGCAAGCCTCCTCAATGCCGCGGCGCAGATGACGGCGAGAGGGGCTGCTTTGGGCGAGATGCTCTTTGTGCCGGAAGTGTTCCATGCCGAGGATAAGGATGGGATCGCCGCCCGCCGTACAGCTGCACTCAAAGGCATCCAGGCGGCCGGCGCGGGACCGCGCAAGCTGATGATGATCGTGGGGGAGGTGAAGGAGTTTTCCGCCGCGCGCGAGGGACAGAGGATCGCCGTTCGGCATTTGCCCTTCCCGTTGATGATCGAGGAGGGCGCATCGCGGCGGCTGGCCGCTCGTTACGAGACGGAACTGGAACTGTGGCGTTCGAACGAAGCGTTTCACCTGATCGTCATCGCCACGTTCGGCGTCTCCGCGGCCGGCATTGCAGCGGTCGATGAGACGGCGCTCATGGTTGTCAACGAGCACTGGCTGCCATTCGAGGATATTCACGAGTTGCGGCTTCTCGAAAAGCTGGGTCAGATGAAGCGAAAGAGCGTCAAGGGCTTGCGCTTCAACCTGCCGCGCGACGCGCCGATCGTTTCCGTGACATTGCCGGAGCAGAAACCGGCGGCGGTCGCCATGTTCATCGTGCCGGCGAGCGCTGGAGAGGAATACGAGCAGGCGCTTGCGCGAATGATCGAGGAAAGACCCGAGATCACGCCCTGGGTCTGGCGCGTATCGGAAGGCGAAATCCCTCGCCTGCCGTGA
- a CDS encoding DUF6117 family protein — MTIPSYAQTNFRTLLRAAADGNLALMECLDARTREPRYVLCAVGGDGTDRVLTPFGHLADGNPYEAYSPPDPDDPSGFLTMVQAGAAAGPSTNSAEEGGDADPA; from the coding sequence ATGACTATACCGAGTTACGCTCAGACAAATTTCCGAACCTTGCTGCGCGCCGCGGCCGACGGCAATCTTGCCCTCATGGAGTGCCTCGACGCTCGAACGCGGGAACCTCGTTACGTGCTGTGCGCCGTCGGCGGCGACGGCACGGACCGCGTTCTAACGCCCTTCGGCCATCTTGCCGACGGAAACCCGTACGAGGCCTATTCCCCGCCTGATCCCGATGATCCCAGCGGTTTCCTGACCATGGTTCAGGCGGGAGCCGCCGCCGGTCCATCAACCAACAGCGCCGAAGAGGGTGGCGATGCAGACCCGGCGTAA
- a CDS encoding bifunctional class I SAM-dependent methyltransferase/DEAD/DEAH box helicase, translating into MNIVSSRAATAAVVSPAPADQIGRAAKLACAGEQLLTFLERGQPIGAADLRTILTDVFGGSDAEGFWSWKDAYEATEAAQVLFLRKFGVAIAARAHAPQGTLSMLTKVASQIPTHTRRSEESQHLQQLSTPIPLAFVAARAAGIMADDTVLEPSAGTGLMAVFAELTRARLVLNEYAPVRRGLLEQLFPGTTVSQHDAAHIDDYLDRAARPSVVLMNPPFSAGIHVEGRMADAAWRHLASAFARLAPGGRLVAITGSSLSPDNPKWRDAFVRLQECGTVLFSAAIDGRVYVRHGTTMETRLTVIDKIAAADPTRLIASQGTAPDLETLLSWISDLPPRSPSTAPNSIGALSNGILRACAAKMAARTAGETLRPAAVAAPGLRLSPPAPSSLPTSAASMPARIADEIVELSYELREAAWTNQTDVADGIYEPYRLQAIHILDAKPHPDKLVESVAMASVAPPRPTYRPHLPKRVVTGGDLSDAQLESVIYAGEAHSGYLAGHWTVDASFDNLKAVKPDGEGARRFRRGWFLGDGTGAGKGRQAAGIILDNWLKGRRRHLWISKSETLIEDAQRDWAALGQEKLLVTPLSRFRQGKPITLDVGILFVTFATLRTDEREGKRSRVQQIVDWLGENFDGVIVFDEGHSMANAAGGKSERGEKSASQQGRAGLRLQRALPDARVVYVSATGASEVESLAYAERLGLWGGADFPFSTRSEFVAAVEDGGVATMEVLARDLKAMGLYASRSLSFEGVEYDILEHELSEEQVRIYDAYAEAYQVIHNHLDQALEASGIISSGGTLNRQAKAAARSAFESTKQRFFNHLLTSMKTPSLMSAIRSDVEEGHAAIVQIISTGQSITERRLAEIPTAEWNDIQVDVTPREIVAEYLNNSFPTQLFEEYSDAEGNLLSRPVYDADGNPVLCREAVARRDALLERLGSLPAIPTALDQIVQTFGTAQVAEITGRTRRIVRRDDGGTIDRFAVESRPGSANLDETRAFMDDEKPILVFSEAGGTGRSYHADLGAKNQRLRLHNLLEAGWRADVAIQGLGRSHRTNQAQPPKFRMIATNVKAERRFLSTIARRLDTLGAITRGQRQTGGQGMFRSEDNLESQYARDALRQFYRLIHGGGVAGCSLETFEAITGLSLTSEEGGLRDELPPIHTFLNRMLALTIAMQNLLFEAFEQLLAGRIEGAIAAGVYDRGLETLTADRMTVKERRLIYTHPVTGAQSHLLTIERMDRNKPMLLADALGLVQRDPRARLMVNGKSGRPAVRIPTRSIMLDDGSVQPRVALVRPMDEIRFELRQLEETNWEETDEQSFAAAWEAEVAALPEFSLSTMHVVSGLLLAIWKLLPQDHCRVYRLQTDEGERIVGRLVSSEGLSRLCRNFGLDQTVAVSAAEVWHSLLAGDMTLRRVRVMNDYRVELTGFTDGMRDRLRSMGLFSEMIAWKLRFFIPASEDGQAVLSRLLERHRVVDVAGRA; encoded by the coding sequence ATGAACATCGTTTCTTCTCGCGCTGCCACCGCCGCAGTTGTTTCTCCGGCTCCGGCAGATCAGATTGGCCGCGCGGCAAAACTTGCTTGCGCCGGTGAGCAGCTTCTGACGTTTCTCGAACGTGGCCAGCCCATCGGCGCAGCCGACCTTCGCACCATTCTGACCGATGTCTTCGGCGGCTCGGATGCCGAAGGCTTCTGGTCCTGGAAAGACGCCTACGAGGCGACGGAGGCCGCACAGGTCCTGTTCCTGCGCAAGTTCGGCGTGGCCATCGCCGCCCGCGCCCACGCACCGCAGGGGACGCTCTCGATGCTGACGAAGGTCGCGAGCCAGATCCCCACTCATACGCGGCGCTCGGAGGAAAGCCAGCATCTCCAGCAGTTGTCGACGCCGATCCCCTTGGCCTTCGTCGCGGCCCGCGCCGCCGGCATCATGGCGGACGATACCGTGCTGGAGCCGTCTGCCGGGACCGGCCTGATGGCGGTCTTCGCCGAGCTCACGCGTGCGCGTCTCGTTCTCAACGAATATGCGCCGGTGCGCCGCGGCCTGCTGGAGCAGCTCTTCCCTGGAACAACCGTGTCGCAGCATGACGCGGCCCACATCGACGACTATCTCGATCGCGCCGCTCGCCCGTCCGTCGTCCTGATGAACCCACCGTTCTCCGCCGGGATCCATGTGGAAGGGCGAATGGCCGACGCCGCATGGCGTCATCTCGCCTCCGCCTTCGCGCGGCTTGCGCCCGGCGGCCGCCTGGTCGCGATCACCGGCTCCAGTCTGTCTCCCGACAACCCCAAATGGCGCGACGCATTCGTCCGCCTGCAGGAGTGCGGCACCGTGCTCTTCAGCGCGGCGATCGACGGCCGCGTGTATGTCCGGCACGGCACGACGATGGAAACCCGACTGACGGTGATCGACAAGATCGCCGCCGCCGATCCGACGCGCCTCATCGCCTCGCAGGGCACCGCTCCCGATCTCGAAACCCTGCTCTCATGGATCTCCGACCTCCCGCCCCGCTCGCCATCGACCGCGCCGAACTCGATCGGCGCATTGTCGAATGGCATCCTGCGCGCCTGCGCGGCGAAAATGGCAGCCCGAACAGCCGGTGAGACCCTGCGCCCTGCTGCGGTCGCCGCTCCCGGCCTTCGTCTTTCACCGCCTGCTCCTTCATCCCTCCCCACATCCGCCGCGTCGATGCCTGCCCGCATCGCTGACGAGATCGTCGAACTCTCGTATGAGCTACGTGAGGCAGCGTGGACGAACCAGACCGACGTCGCCGACGGCATCTACGAGCCCTATCGGCTGCAGGCGATCCACATCCTGGACGCGAAGCCGCACCCCGACAAACTTGTCGAATCCGTCGCCATGGCGTCGGTCGCGCCGCCGAGGCCGACCTATCGGCCGCATCTGCCGAAGCGTGTCGTCACCGGCGGAGACCTCTCCGACGCCCAGCTCGAAAGCGTCATCTATGCCGGCGAGGCGCATTCCGGCTATCTCGCCGGCCATTGGACGGTCGACGCCAGTTTTGACAACCTGAAAGCCGTCAAGCCTGACGGAGAAGGCGCCCGCCGCTTTCGTCGCGGCTGGTTTCTCGGCGATGGCACCGGAGCCGGCAAAGGCCGCCAGGCCGCCGGTATTATCCTCGACAACTGGCTCAAGGGCCGTCGTCGGCACCTGTGGATCTCCAAGTCCGAGACCCTGATCGAGGACGCCCAGCGCGACTGGGCGGCACTCGGGCAGGAGAAGCTGCTGGTCACACCGCTGTCGCGCTTCCGGCAGGGCAAGCCAATCACGCTTGATGTGGGCATCCTGTTCGTCACCTTCGCGACGCTACGGACCGACGAGCGCGAGGGCAAGCGGTCACGCGTCCAGCAGATTGTGGACTGGCTGGGAGAAAATTTTGACGGCGTCATCGTCTTTGACGAGGGCCATTCGATGGCCAATGCCGCCGGCGGCAAGTCCGAGCGCGGCGAAAAGTCGGCCTCGCAACAGGGCCGCGCCGGCCTGCGGCTGCAGCGCGCGCTCCCCGATGCCCGCGTCGTTTACGTCTCGGCGACCGGCGCGTCCGAGGTGGAGTCGCTTGCCTATGCCGAACGCCTCGGCCTTTGGGGCGGCGCCGATTTCCCGTTCTCGACCCGTTCCGAGTTCGTTGCCGCAGTCGAGGATGGCGGCGTGGCGACCATGGAAGTGCTCGCGAGGGATCTCAAGGCGATGGGGCTCTACGCTTCCCGCTCGCTGTCGTTCGAGGGTGTCGAGTACGACATCCTCGAACACGAACTGAGCGAGGAGCAGGTTCGCATCTACGATGCCTATGCCGAAGCCTACCAGGTCATCCACAATCACCTCGACCAGGCGCTGGAGGCGTCCGGCATCATCTCCAGCGGCGGCACACTCAACAGACAGGCCAAGGCGGCCGCGCGCTCCGCCTTCGAAAGCACCAAGCAGCGCTTCTTCAACCACCTGCTGACGTCGATGAAGACGCCTTCGCTGATGAGCGCGATTAGATCGGATGTGGAGGAGGGCCACGCCGCGATCGTCCAGATCATTTCCACCGGCCAGTCGATCACCGAGCGCCGGCTGGCGGAGATCCCGACCGCGGAATGGAACGACATCCAGGTTGACGTCACGCCGCGCGAGATCGTCGCCGAATACCTCAACAACTCGTTCCCGACCCAGCTCTTCGAGGAATATTCCGACGCCGAAGGCAATCTTTTGTCCCGGCCGGTCTACGACGCCGACGGCAATCCGGTCCTGTGCCGCGAGGCGGTTGCGCGCCGGGACGCATTGCTTGAACGGCTCGGCAGCCTCCCGGCGATCCCAACCGCGCTCGATCAGATCGTCCAGACGTTCGGGACTGCCCAGGTCGCCGAGATCACTGGCCGCACGCGCCGCATCGTGCGCCGTGACGACGGCGGCACGATCGACCGCTTCGCCGTCGAAAGCCGGCCGGGCAGCGCCAATCTCGACGAGACCCGCGCCTTCATGGATGACGAGAAGCCGATCCTGGTCTTCTCGGAGGCCGGCGGCACGGGGCGCTCCTACCATGCCGACCTCGGTGCGAAGAACCAGCGCCTGCGCTTGCACAACCTTCTCGAAGCCGGCTGGCGCGCCGACGTCGCCATCCAGGGTCTCGGCCGCAGCCACCGCACCAACCAGGCGCAGCCGCCGAAATTCCGGATGATCGCCACCAACGTCAAGGCCGAACGGCGCTTCCTGTCGACGATCGCCCGGCGCCTCGACACGCTCGGCGCCATCACCCGCGGGCAGCGGCAGACGGGCGGACAGGGGATGTTCAGGAGCGAGGACAACCTCGAATCCCAATATGCCCGCGATGCGCTGCGGCAATTCTACAGGCTGATCCACGGCGGCGGCGTCGCCGGCTGCTCGCTGGAGACATTCGAGGCGATCACCGGCCTGTCGCTGACGTCAGAGGAAGGCGGGCTCAGGGACGAGCTGCCGCCGATCCACACCTTCCTGAACCGCATGCTGGCGTTGACGATCGCCATGCAGAACCTCCTGTTCGAGGCTTTCGAACAACTGCTGGCAGGCCGCATCGAAGGGGCGATCGCCGCCGGCGTCTATGACAGGGGGCTTGAGACGTTGACTGCGGACCGAATGACGGTGAAGGAGCGAAGGCTCATCTACACTCATCCCGTCACCGGCGCGCAGTCGCATCTTCTGACCATTGAACGCATGGATCGCAACAAGCCGATGCTGCTTGCCGATGCCTTGGGACTAGTTCAGCGCGATCCGCGGGCAAGGCTGATGGTCAACGGCAAGTCCGGCCGTCCGGCCGTCCGGATCCCGACGCGGTCGATCATGCTCGATGACGGTTCGGTGCAGCCGCGCGTCGCGCTCGTCCGGCCGATGGACGAGATCCGTTTCGAACTGCGCCAGCTCGAAGAGACGAACTGGGAGGAGACGGACGAGCAGAGTTTTGCCGCTGCCTGGGAGGCAGAGGTCGCCGCTCTTCCAGAATTCTCCCTGTCGACGATGCACGTCGTCTCCGGCCTGCTCTTGGCGATCTGGAAACTGCTGCCGCAGGACCATTGCAGGGTCTATCGTCTTCAGACCGACGAAGGCGAGCGCATCGTCGGTCGGCTTGTCTCGTCCGAAGGGCTTTCCAGGCTGTGCCGCAACTTCGGGCTCGACCAGACCGTGGCGGTCAGCGCCGCCGAGGTGTGGCACTCGCTGCTCGCCGGCGACATGACGCTGCGACGCGTTCGGGTGATGAACGATTATCGCGTCGAGCTCACCGGCTTCACCGATGGCATGCGCGACCGGCTGAGATCCATGGGCCTCTTCTCCGAGATGATTGCCTGGAAGCTCCGCTTCTTCATCCCGGCGTCGGAGGACGGGCAGGCGGTCCTGTCGCGCCTCCTCGAACGCCATCGCGTCGTCGACGTCGCCGGCCGGGCCTGA
- a CDS encoding DUF7146 domain-containing protein, translating into MLSASELADRLARHAEAVCRHYLSAGRRAGNYWVVGDTANNKGKSLYVHLTGPRAGRWADAATSEYGDLLDLVRETCGLIDFRDVADEARRFLNEPQPGPGAPRGQETSDSQPAERPAAERARRLFRMTQPLSGTLADSYLRQRGILRGAQHAALRFHPSCYYRDLETGRTRALPALIAAVTNPAGGITGVHRTWLDPNGDGKAKIDDPRRALGGLLGNAVRFAFPASGPVPVMVAGEGLESILSLSHVMPGLPMVSALTANHLAAFRTPDGCLRLYVAADADAAGRHGIEGLSRRAQALGILPLVLTPELGDFNEDLRRLGPDRLIANLRAQLSSEDAKAALLA; encoded by the coding sequence ATGCTGTCCGCTTCCGAACTTGCCGACCGTCTCGCGCGCCATGCCGAGGCGGTCTGCCGCCACTACCTCTCCGCCGGCCGCCGGGCTGGCAACTACTGGGTCGTTGGGGACACTGCCAACAATAAGGGCAAATCGCTCTACGTCCACCTCACCGGGCCGCGAGCAGGGCGATGGGCCGATGCGGCGACATCGGAATATGGCGATCTGCTCGATCTCGTGCGCGAGACCTGCGGTCTGATCGACTTCCGCGATGTCGCGGACGAGGCGCGACGTTTCCTGAACGAGCCCCAGCCCGGACCGGGCGCGCCCCGCGGGCAAGAGACTTCCGACAGCCAGCCAGCTGAAAGACCGGCCGCCGAACGCGCAAGACGCCTGTTCCGCATGACGCAGCCACTCTCCGGCACGCTTGCCGACAGCTACCTGCGCCAGCGCGGCATTCTTCGAGGGGCTCAGCACGCGGCGCTGCGCTTCCATCCCTCATGCTACTACCGGGATCTGGAAACCGGGCGGACACGCGCCTTGCCCGCACTGATAGCCGCCGTCACAAATCCCGCCGGCGGCATCACCGGCGTGCATCGCACATGGCTCGACCCCAATGGCGACGGAAAGGCGAAGATCGACGATCCCCGCCGCGCGCTGGGCGGGCTTCTTGGCAATGCCGTGCGCTTTGCCTTTCCGGCCTCTGGCCCTGTACCTGTCATGGTCGCGGGGGAAGGCCTGGAAAGCATCCTGTCGCTGTCGCATGTGATGCCCGGCCTGCCGATGGTCTCGGCGCTGACGGCCAATCACCTGGCCGCCTTCCGGACGCCGGACGGGTGCTTGCGCCTCTACGTTGCAGCCGACGCGGATGCGGCCGGGCGGCATGGCATCGAGGGACTGAGCCGCCGGGCGCAGGCGCTCGGGATCCTGCCGCTTGTGCTCACCCCGGAACTCGGCGACTTCAACGAGGATCTGCGTCGGCTTGGACCTGACCGGCTGATCGCAAATCTCCGCGCCCAGCTGTCCTCTGAGGATGCTAAGGCCGCTCTGCTTGCGTGA
- a CDS encoding DUF2493 domain-containing protein codes for MTLPIDDAFEPHHASSPTDRFIYEMQIYGHRPFQDEPDPRRLPEEPTVQSALTAIFDALYEMLGDTRLEPDLEDLMWSVPNLFHRAGERIQRDLQRNEDAQRTGQREQDGSEVKSVELERHVAEGITLLERRNAFEFMRDVAADLFEAHTGSTWRPRTGSKVSHANMTAAMIDSRDFLSARRRAETEVLIPTGTKIAVGGGMDYNDHERIWAALDKAHAKYPDLVLLHGGSPKGTERIAACWAETRKVTQIAFKPDWTKHAKAAPFRRNDAMLSVMPAGVIVFPGSGITDNLADKARRLGIPVWSFGGDSA; via the coding sequence ATGACGCTTCCCATCGACGACGCCTTCGAACCGCACCACGCATCGTCGCCAACCGACCGCTTCATCTACGAAATGCAGATCTACGGCCATCGCCCCTTCCAGGACGAGCCGGACCCGCGACGGCTGCCCGAGGAGCCGACCGTTCAGTCCGCGCTGACCGCGATCTTCGACGCTCTCTACGAGATGCTCGGAGACACGCGGCTGGAACCCGATCTCGAAGACCTGATGTGGTCGGTTCCCAATCTCTTCCATCGCGCCGGCGAGCGCATCCAGCGCGATCTTCAGCGCAACGAGGATGCCCAGCGTACCGGCCAGCGTGAGCAGGATGGCTCGGAGGTCAAGAGCGTCGAGCTTGAGCGGCATGTCGCCGAAGGCATCACGCTCCTCGAACGCCGCAATGCCTTTGAGTTCATGCGCGATGTCGCTGCTGACCTGTTCGAAGCGCACACCGGATCGACATGGCGGCCGCGCACGGGGTCCAAGGTCAGCCATGCCAACATGACCGCGGCAATGATCGACTCCAGAGACTTCCTCTCCGCCCGCCGGCGCGCCGAGACCGAAGTGCTGATCCCGACCGGCACCAAGATCGCTGTTGGCGGCGGCATGGATTACAATGACCATGAGCGGATCTGGGCCGCACTCGACAAGGCCCATGCCAAATATCCCGATCTAGTCCTGCTGCACGGCGGTTCGCCGAAGGGTACTGAGCGCATCGCCGCTTGCTGGGCCGAGACCCGCAAGGTGACGCAGATCGCCTTTAAGCCCGACTGGACGAAACACGCCAAGGCGGCCCCGTTCCGCCGCAACGATGCCATGCTCTCGGTCATGCCGGCAGGCGTCATCGTCTTTCCCGGCTCCGGGATTACCGACAATCTTGCCGACAAGGCTCGCCGGCTCGGCATCCCGGTCTGGAGCTTCGGCGGAGACAGTGCTTAA
- a CDS encoding type II toxin-antitoxin system ParD family antitoxin → MISADLGKQLESYIQQLVDTGRYGSKSEVLREGVRLVQDRETKLAALDASIMRGLADADAGRTKPASEVFDRLEAKYRAMAAQDERSA, encoded by the coding sequence ATGATCAGTGCCGATTTGGGCAAGCAGCTCGAAAGCTATATCCAGCAGCTTGTCGATACAGGTCGCTATGGGTCCAAGAGCGAAGTGCTACGCGAGGGCGTGCGGCTTGTGCAGGACAGAGAAACGAAACTGGCCGCACTTGATGCATCGATTATGCGCGGGTTGGCCGATGCTGACGCTGGCCGCACGAAGCCAGCCAGCGAGGTGTTTGACCGCCTGGAGGCCAAATATCGTGCGATGGCTGCACAGGATGAACGGTCCGCATGA
- a CDS encoding type II toxin-antitoxin system RelE/ParE family toxin, which produces MIVEFSGEAESDLEQIVDYIAKDNPRRALSFVQELRGKCEALAYNPLAFPLVPRYEGYGIRRRVHGNYLIFYRVDAEQVVIVHVLHGALDYAAVLFEK; this is translated from the coding sequence ATGATCGTTGAATTTTCCGGCGAGGCGGAAAGCGATCTTGAACAAATTGTGGATTACATCGCCAAAGATAATCCGCGCCGGGCGCTCTCATTCGTACAGGAATTACGCGGCAAGTGCGAAGCATTGGCCTACAACCCATTGGCGTTTCCTCTGGTACCCCGATACGAAGGTTACGGCATTCGCCGCCGGGTACATGGGAACTATCTGATTTTCTACCGTGTGGACGCCGAACAAGTGGTCATTGTCCATGTCTTGCATGGTGCATTGGACTACGCTGCCGTACTCTTTGAAAAATAA
- a CDS encoding DUF736 domain-containing protein, with amino-acid sequence MATTIATLTQKTDGILEGVFATIRVNAPIAIVPNANKASEEAPDYRVIHRKTGFEIGAGWNRIARQTGEEYLSVKLEAPEIGVIFGNLAQAPGGDPAKKVILWNNPN; translated from the coding sequence ATGGCCACCACGATCGCAACGCTCACGCAGAAGACCGACGGCATCCTCGAAGGCGTCTTCGCCACCATCCGGGTCAACGCCCCGATCGCCATCGTCCCGAACGCCAACAAGGCGAGCGAAGAAGCCCCCGACTACCGCGTCATCCACCGCAAGACCGGTTTCGAAATCGGCGCCGGCTGGAACCGCATCGCCCGCCAGACCGGCGAGGAATATCTCTCGGTGAAGCTGGAGGCCCCCGAGATCGGCGTGATCTTCGGCAACCTCGCCCAGGCCCCCGGCGGCGATCCGGCGAAGAAGGTGATCCTCTGGAACAACCCGAACTGA
- a CDS encoding HU family DNA-binding protein: MTTATEIADKIAGEQNLTKAQAKAIVDSVFRQIGEAAKSGAETNVPGFGKFKVKETPAREGRNPATGATIKIAASKKLTFTPAKSVKDALNG, translated from the coding sequence ATGACGACAGCAACCGAGATCGCGGACAAGATCGCCGGCGAACAGAACCTGACCAAAGCACAGGCGAAAGCTATCGTCGACAGCGTGTTCCGGCAGATCGGCGAAGCGGCAAAGAGCGGCGCTGAGACGAACGTGCCGGGTTTCGGCAAATTCAAGGTGAAAGAGACGCCAGCGCGTGAAGGCCGCAATCCGGCGACGGGAGCGACAATCAAGATCGCAGCGTCGAAGAAGCTGACCTTCACGCCGGCCAAATCCGTGAAGGACGCGCTCAACGGCTGA
- a CDS encoding WGR domain-containing protein: MENEDTGTIHLRRIDPSQNMRRFYVLAIQPTLFGGASVIRNWGRIGTNGQSKIETFDSDNDAATAAMRLQKAKRRRGYRDDGTT; the protein is encoded by the coding sequence ATGGAAAATGAGGATACAGGAACAATTCATCTTCGCCGCATCGATCCGTCACAGAACATGCGGCGCTTCTATGTGCTCGCGATCCAGCCGACGCTCTTCGGTGGCGCATCAGTCATCCGCAACTGGGGCCGGATCGGCACGAACGGCCAGTCGAAGATCGAAACCTTCGACAGCGACAACGATGCCGCAACTGCCGCGATGCGGCTTCAAAAGGCAAAACGCCGAAGGGGATATCGGGATGATGGTACGACCTGA